A genomic window from Rhizobium sp. EC-SD404 includes:
- the ectB gene encoding diaminobutyrate--2-oxoglutarate transaminase, which produces MTTMTMTDKTIYERRESEARSYCRSFPNVFSSARNAVLRDESGRDYIDFLAGCSSLNYGHNDPDMKAALVDYITSDGVTHGLDMHTSAKTAFLKAFEEIVLEPRGLDYKVQFTGPTGANAVESAMKLARKVTGRTNIISFTNGFHGVTMGALAATGNGYHRGGASAPLSNVQRVPFDAYHGDEIDTAQMLEKMLDDPSSGIDTPAAIMLETVQGEGGLNAASAAWVKRIEEIARAHGALLIIDDIQAGCGRTGTFFSFEDMGVSPDIVTMAKSFSGFGLPFAAVLIKPEHDIWGPAEHNGTFRGNNHAFVTARIALEKFWKDGAFQQEVQAKGDYLKQRLEAIADMVPGARLKGRGMMRGVDVGTGEVAGEICKRCFQQGLIIETSGAHDEVVKILAPLTIEQDLLAKGLDILEAAVAEKFSAHKMAAE; this is translated from the coding sequence ATGACGACTATGACCATGACCGACAAAACCATCTATGAACGTCGCGAATCCGAAGCGCGCAGCTATTGCCGCAGCTTCCCGAACGTCTTTTCATCGGCCCGTAATGCCGTGCTTCGTGATGAAAGCGGCCGCGATTACATCGACTTTCTCGCCGGCTGTTCCTCGCTGAATTACGGCCACAACGATCCGGACATGAAGGCGGCGCTGGTCGACTACATCACCAGTGATGGCGTCACGCACGGCCTGGACATGCACACGTCGGCGAAAACCGCCTTCCTCAAGGCGTTCGAAGAGATCGTTCTTGAACCGCGCGGCCTAGACTACAAGGTGCAGTTCACGGGTCCGACGGGTGCCAACGCCGTGGAATCGGCGATGAAGCTCGCTCGCAAGGTGACTGGCCGCACAAACATCATCTCGTTCACCAACGGCTTCCACGGCGTGACCATGGGTGCGCTTGCTGCCACTGGAAATGGGTACCATCGCGGTGGCGCATCGGCGCCATTGTCCAACGTGCAGCGCGTGCCGTTCGATGCCTATCATGGTGACGAAATCGACACGGCGCAGATGCTGGAGAAGATGCTTGACGATCCGTCCAGCGGAATCGACACGCCTGCAGCGATCATGCTCGAGACCGTTCAGGGCGAAGGTGGTCTCAACGCCGCGTCGGCCGCGTGGGTCAAGCGCATCGAGGAGATCGCACGTGCCCATGGCGCGCTGCTGATCATCGACGACATCCAGGCCGGCTGTGGCCGGACAGGCACGTTCTTCTCGTTCGAGGACATGGGTGTTTCGCCTGACATCGTCACGATGGCGAAGTCGTTTTCCGGCTTCGGGCTGCCCTTCGCGGCTGTGCTGATCAAGCCGGAGCACGACATCTGGGGCCCGGCTGAGCACAACGGCACGTTCCGCGGCAACAACCATGCTTTCGTCACGGCACGGATCGCGCTGGAGAAATTCTGGAAGGACGGTGCTTTCCAGCAGGAAGTCCAAGCAAAGGGCGACTATCTGAAGCAGCGCCTGGAAGCCATCGCCGACATGGTGCCGGGTGCCCGTCTCAAGGGGCGCGGCATGATGCGTGGCGTCGATGTGGGAACGGGCGAAGTTGCCGGAGAGATCTGCAAGCGCTGTTTCCAGCAGGGTCTCATCATCGAAACGTCGGGCGCGCATGACGAGGTCGTCAAGATCCTCGCGCCACTGACGATCGAACAGGACCTGCTGGCAAAGGGTCTCGACATCTTGGAAGCTGCGGTTGCCGAAAAGTTTTCGGCGCACAAGATGGCGGCTGAATAG
- a CDS encoding efflux RND transporter periplasmic adaptor subunit — translation MASSASRILAGATLLSLVGAAAAYSSGHFTQPAETEQNGGLLEVAAGDLVRTVAASGKLTPAREVDVGAQVSGQLHRIHVEEGDLVEAGQLLAEIDPTLAQAALVEAEAAVDVLRADLDAKAAEVRQANSSLQRLRHLADRGVSSAAELDVAVSAIAVAEAGANSLRAQIRQAEAALQTARANIAYTRIVSPMAGTVMTVAAKEGQTLNANNEAPLLLTIADLTRMRVEAEVSEADVSQLEPGQTTRFTVLGQADDARNGRLAQILPEPLVVNQVVFYRALFEVDNPDGRLMDQMTAQVFFELETSQGEPLVPLDALVNNGREGSSDIVLLPGVDGSVEQRRVELGARDDVRAAVVDGLEPGEWIFASGAASR, via the coding sequence ATGGCAAGTTCCGCGAGCCGCATCCTGGCCGGCGCCACGCTCCTCTCCCTTGTCGGAGCAGCTGCCGCCTATTCATCAGGCCATTTCACCCAGCCAGCCGAAACCGAGCAAAATGGCGGGCTTCTCGAAGTTGCCGCGGGCGATCTCGTTCGTACGGTTGCCGCATCGGGCAAGCTGACACCGGCTCGCGAGGTCGACGTCGGTGCGCAAGTGTCGGGCCAACTGCATCGCATCCACGTCGAGGAAGGCGATCTCGTTGAAGCAGGTCAACTTCTCGCAGAAATCGATCCGACGCTCGCGCAGGCCGCTCTGGTCGAAGCGGAAGCTGCAGTCGATGTTCTTCGTGCCGACCTCGATGCCAAAGCCGCGGAAGTTCGGCAGGCCAACTCAAGTCTGCAGCGTCTTCGCCATCTTGCCGATCGTGGCGTCAGTTCAGCCGCGGAGCTCGATGTTGCCGTCTCGGCCATCGCGGTTGCCGAGGCTGGCGCTAACAGCCTGCGCGCCCAGATCCGGCAGGCAGAAGCCGCACTCCAGACAGCGCGCGCGAATATCGCCTATACCCGTATCGTGTCACCAATGGCCGGGACCGTGATGACCGTTGCCGCCAAGGAAGGTCAAACGCTCAACGCCAACAATGAAGCGCCGCTACTTTTGACGATTGCCGACCTCACGCGGATGCGCGTGGAAGCGGAGGTATCCGAGGCCGATGTGTCGCAATTGGAGCCTGGCCAGACGACGCGGTTCACGGTCCTGGGGCAAGCCGATGACGCGCGCAATGGGCGGCTGGCGCAAATCCTGCCGGAGCCGCTGGTGGTGAATCAGGTCGTTTTCTACCGGGCGCTGTTCGAGGTCGACAATCCGGACGGCCGACTGATGGACCAGATGACGGCGCAGGTCTTCTTCGAGCTCGAAACCTCGCAGGGGGAGCCGCTCGTTCCTCTCGATGCTCTGGTCAACAATGGCCGTGAAGGATCATCCGACATCGTGCTTCTGCCAGGCGTCGACGGAAGCGTAGAGCAACGCCGCGTGGAGCTGGGTGCGCGTGACGACGTGCGTGCCGCTGTCGTCGACGGCCTGGAGCCGGGTGAATGGATCTTCGCCAGCGGGGCTGCTTCGCGATGA
- a CDS encoding TspO/MBR family protein, with the protein MALAVFVVLVLVAASTGAIFKPGAWYERLDKPSWTPPNIAFPIVWSILYVMIAMAGWLVWREVGWSLPIVLWGAQLFVNAAWSWLFFGRRRMDLALIDVGALWLVIAGFILTAWPISTTASLLFLPYLVWVSIAAALNRSVLNRNPHAQSHPA; encoded by the coding sequence ATGGCACTCGCAGTCTTCGTAGTTCTCGTTCTCGTCGCCGCTTCAACCGGTGCCATTTTCAAGCCCGGCGCCTGGTACGAGCGGCTGGACAAGCCCTCCTGGACGCCGCCGAACATCGCGTTTCCGATCGTCTGGTCGATCCTCTACGTCATGATCGCGATGGCGGGCTGGCTGGTCTGGCGGGAGGTCGGCTGGTCTTTGCCGATCGTCCTGTGGGGCGCGCAACTCTTCGTGAACGCGGCCTGGTCTTGGTTGTTCTTCGGGCGGCGGCGCATGGACTTGGCGCTGATCGATGTCGGCGCCCTGTGGCTGGTGATCGCCGGCTTTATCCTGACGGCCTGGCCGATCTCGACGACGGCTTCTCTGCTTTTCTTGCCCTATCTCGTCTGGGTCAGCATTGCGGCGGCGCTCAACCGATCGGTGCTGAACCGCAACCCTCACGCACAATCGCATCCAGCATGA
- a CDS encoding ectoine synthase produces MIVRDLHTEKTTERRVDSEGWNSVRLLLAGDNMGFSFHITTIYAGGELQFHYKNHFESVYCISGEGSIEDLATGEVHEIRPGVMYALSDHDRHILRGKTEMTMACVFNPPVTGNEVHRADGSYANADEHQQSAAG; encoded by the coding sequence ATGATCGTCAGAGATTTGCATACGGAAAAGACCACCGAACGACGGGTGGATTCAGAAGGCTGGAACTCGGTGCGCCTGCTGCTTGCCGGCGACAACATGGGCTTCAGCTTTCACATCACCACGATCTATGCAGGCGGCGAACTGCAGTTTCATTACAAGAACCATTTCGAGAGCGTCTACTGCATCTCGGGTGAAGGCTCGATCGAGGATCTGGCGACCGGCGAAGTGCACGAAATCCGCCCCGGCGTGATGTACGCACTGAGCGATCACGACCGGCACATCCTGCGCGGCAAGACCGAGATGACCATGGCCTGTGTGTTCAATCCGCCGGTCACGGGTAATGAAGTCCACCGGGCGGATGGCTCCTACGCGAATGCCGACGAGCATCAGCAGTCAGCCGCAGGCTGA
- a CDS encoding BCD family MFS transporter: MSDAKPANALAWIDIVRLGLVQASLGAVAVLSTSTLNRVMVVELALAAMVPGILVTLHYGVQITRPLWGHGSDAGGRRTPWILGGIALAGLGSVGAAAASALMATNFALGMALAVVDFILIGIGIGAAGTSLLALLATNTAAPRRAGAATLVWLMMIAGMALTSIAAGAWLDPFTPSRLVLVTAIVSIAALALAGLSLAGIESRLRRNPQLAPEQAAVKVSFRESLVDAWADGQARRFTIFVFLSMLAFSAQDLILEPYAGLVFAMTPGETTTLSGIQSGGVFMGMLLVGLLGSSLGRTRPGVLKIFTVTGCIASAVALALLGASSQSPGAWPLTANVFALGFSNGVFAVAAIGSMMALAGAANRHGERPREGMRMGLWGAAQAIAFGLGGFAGTIVVDIARSVLAVEEAYALVFMIEAGLFLIAAAVAFAIVMPSSARPRVTTNPSPDVLQPAE, translated from the coding sequence ATGAGCGACGCGAAACCCGCAAACGCACTCGCTTGGATCGACATCGTTCGGCTCGGCCTCGTCCAAGCCTCGCTCGGCGCCGTTGCGGTGCTGTCGACGTCCACGCTGAACCGGGTGATGGTCGTTGAACTGGCGCTGGCGGCTATGGTGCCGGGCATCCTGGTGACACTTCATTATGGCGTTCAGATAACGCGGCCGTTGTGGGGCCATGGCTCCGATGCCGGCGGTCGCCGCACGCCGTGGATCCTCGGAGGAATCGCGCTCGCGGGCCTCGGAAGCGTGGGGGCTGCCGCTGCAAGCGCGTTGATGGCGACGAACTTCGCGCTGGGCATGGCGCTCGCTGTGGTCGATTTCATCCTGATCGGGATCGGCATCGGTGCTGCCGGCACATCGCTGCTGGCACTTCTTGCCACCAACACCGCCGCGCCCCGCCGCGCAGGAGCCGCCACGCTCGTCTGGTTGATGATGATTGCCGGCATGGCGCTCACGTCCATTGCAGCGGGCGCCTGGCTCGATCCTTTCACGCCAAGCAGGCTCGTCCTCGTCACGGCGATCGTCAGTATTGCTGCGCTGGCGCTGGCTGGACTGTCGCTTGCCGGTATCGAAAGCAGACTGCGCCGCAATCCGCAGCTTGCGCCCGAACAGGCGGCCGTGAAGGTGTCGTTCCGCGAAAGCCTTGTTGACGCCTGGGCTGACGGGCAGGCGCGTCGCTTCACCATCTTCGTCTTTCTGTCGATGCTTGCCTTCAGTGCGCAGGATCTCATCCTGGAGCCCTACGCCGGCCTCGTCTTCGCGATGACGCCCGGAGAAACGACGACGCTTTCCGGTATCCAGAGCGGTGGTGTCTTCATGGGCATGCTTCTGGTGGGCCTTCTTGGCAGCAGCCTCGGCCGCACGCGCCCGGGCGTTCTGAAAATCTTCACGGTCACCGGCTGCATCGCTTCGGCGGTGGCGCTGGCGCTGCTCGGGGCGTCCTCGCAGAGCCCCGGGGCATGGCCGTTGACCGCCAATGTGTTCGCGCTCGGTTTTTCCAATGGCGTGTTCGCCGTTGCCGCGATCGGCTCCATGATGGCGCTTGCCGGTGCTGCCAACAGGCATGGAGAACGGCCGCGCGAGGGCATGCGCATGGGCCTTTGGGGCGCAGCGCAGGCAATCGCTTTCGGCCTGGGTGGATTTGCGGGCACGATCGTCGTCGACATCGCCCGGTCCGTGCTCGCCGTCGAAGAGGCCTATGCGCTGGTGTTCATGATCGAAGCCGGTCTCTTCCTGATTGCAGCCGCCGTCGCTTTTGCGATCGTCATGCCGTCCTCGGCCAGACCGCGCGTGACGACCAATCCTTCTCCAGATGTCCTGCAACCCGCGGAGTAA
- a CDS encoding aspartate kinase: MSITDNMNETRGVHTVEKIGGTSISRSRELIDSIWVGDREGVDIYNRVFVVSAYAGMTNALLEHKKTDEPGVYALFSNADNDHGWMDQLNRVGTMMRDKNAEILSDAGDRKVADDFVRERIEGARTCLFDLQRLCSYGHFRLEEHMMTTRELLSGLGEAHSAFTTVLLLRRHGVNARFVDLTGWRDESHPDLNARIETAFADIDLAQELPIATGYAQCREGLMREFDRGYSEVTFARIAALTKAREAVIHKEFHLSSADPKLVGVDAVKKIGRTNYDVADQLSNMGMEAIHPKAAKTLRQAGIPLRVANAFEPQDPGTLIDAEPASEPRVEIITGLPVISLELFEQDMVGVKGYDAAILEALKRHRVWIVSKTSNANTITHYLEGSLKSIRRVEHDLAALYPSAEIKVRKVAIVSAIGRELRGLDVMLNSLIALKDAGIEPLGAHETGRGVDVQIVVAQESMDVAVKSLHRTLVETETDVELRAAA; encoded by the coding sequence ATGAGTATCACCGACAACATGAACGAGACGCGCGGCGTCCACACGGTCGAGAAGATCGGCGGCACTTCGATCAGCCGATCGCGCGAACTCATCGACAGCATCTGGGTCGGCGACCGCGAGGGCGTCGATATCTACAATCGGGTTTTTGTGGTTTCGGCCTATGCCGGCATGACCAACGCTCTTTTGGAGCACAAGAAAACCGACGAGCCGGGCGTCTATGCCCTGTTCTCCAATGCCGACAACGACCATGGCTGGATGGACCAGCTGAACCGCGTCGGCACAATGATGCGGGACAAGAACGCAGAAATCCTGAGCGATGCCGGCGACCGGAAAGTTGCCGACGATTTCGTGCGCGAACGCATCGAGGGTGCGCGCACCTGCTTGTTCGATCTGCAGCGTCTTTGCTCCTACGGCCATTTCCGGCTCGAGGAACACATGATGACGACGCGCGAGCTGCTGTCGGGTCTGGGCGAGGCGCACTCTGCCTTCACGACCGTGCTGCTTCTGCGTCGTCACGGCGTCAATGCGCGCTTCGTGGATCTCACCGGCTGGCGCGACGAAAGCCACCCAGATCTCAACGCTCGGATCGAAACGGCTTTTGCCGACATCGATCTTGCGCAGGAACTGCCGATCGCAACCGGTTACGCACAGTGCCGCGAAGGCCTGATGCGCGAATTCGATCGCGGTTATTCGGAAGTGACGTTTGCGCGGATCGCCGCGCTGACCAAGGCGCGCGAAGCGGTCATCCATAAGGAGTTCCACCTGTCGAGCGCCGATCCGAAGCTCGTTGGCGTCGATGCGGTCAAGAAGATCGGACGGACCAATTACGACGTCGCCGACCAGCTTTCGAACATGGGCATGGAGGCCATCCATCCCAAGGCCGCCAAGACCCTGCGCCAGGCGGGCATTCCGCTTCGGGTCGCCAATGCGTTCGAACCCCAGGATCCCGGCACTTTGATCGACGCGGAACCGGCAAGCGAGCCACGCGTCGAGATCATCACTGGCTTGCCGGTCATTTCGCTGGAACTGTTCGAGCAGGACATGGTCGGTGTGAAGGGCTACGATGCGGCGATCCTCGAGGCGCTGAAGCGTCATCGTGTTTGGATCGTTTCGAAGACCTCCAACGCCAACACGATCACGCATTATCTGGAGGGGTCTCTGAAGAGCATTCGGCGCGTCGAACACGATCTCGCGGCCCTCTATCCCTCGGCCGAGATCAAGGTTCGCAAGGTGGCGATCGTCTCTGCGATCGGACGCGAACTGCGCGGTCTGGACGTGATGCTCAATTCGCTCATTGCGCTCAAGGATGCGGGCATCGAACCGCTCGGTGCGCACGAAACCGGCCGCGGTGTGGATGTACAGATCGTCGTTGCGCAGGAATCGATGGACGTGGCGGTGAAGAGCCTGCACCGCACTCTCGTCGAAACCGAAACCGACGTGGAGCTTCGAGCTGCAGCTTGA
- a CDS encoding MarR family transcriptional regulator, with amino-acid sequence MQERTHASLVALRRILKATDQHARALSRSTGLTAAQRVLMQIIAEAGETTPKEIASRARISQATVTSLIDKLEHRGFARRIRGETDRRQIWISLTPEGRQTMETAPDALQELFSTRFEALESWEQAMIVSSLERVATMLNAHAIDASPLLDGSAIDR; translated from the coding sequence ATGCAGGAGCGAACGCACGCAAGCCTCGTGGCGCTGCGGCGCATTCTCAAGGCGACGGATCAGCATGCGCGAGCGCTGTCGCGCAGCACGGGACTGACGGCCGCACAGCGCGTTCTGATGCAGATCATTGCGGAAGCAGGCGAAACGACGCCGAAGGAGATCGCGTCACGCGCGCGGATCAGCCAGGCGACCGTGACGTCGCTGATCGACAAACTGGAACACCGCGGCTTTGCGCGACGCATCCGGGGTGAAACAGACCGGCGGCAAATCTGGATCAGCCTGACGCCCGAGGGTCGGCAAACGATGGAGACAGCGCCCGATGCACTTCAGGAATTGTTTTCCACGCGTTTCGAGGCGCTGGAGAGCTGGGAGCAGGCGATGATCGTCTCATCGCTCGAGCGCGTCGCGACGATGCTGAACGCGCATGCGATCGATGCCTCCCCGCTTTTGGACGGGTCGGCGATCGATCGCTGA
- a CDS encoding geranylgeranyl diphosphate reductase, with protein sequence MSPAEYDVAIIGGGPAGATTAHELVKSGASVLLLDREGRPKPCGGAVPPRLIEDFAIPPEQIVARVGSARIISPKSQAVEMTIDGHRRRAGTSYVGMVDREHFDRWLRRRAQAVGAHVEQGTFDRVEERTGGGFALNYRDAHGARVSCRSRLVIGADGANSAVRRQMFPSSARPPYVFAYHEIVRSPDSLEFDQSRCDVVYDGAISPDFYGWVFPHGAVTSVGVGSAKKGFDLKAATGELRRRSGLGDAEIIRREGAPLPLYPLKRFDNGRGVLLIGDAAGVVAPSSGEGIYYAMCSGELAGHAALEALRTNDVRALKSVRSEFGRMHGRTFFILRMMQYFWYSSDGRRERFVSMCRDPDVQKLTWESYLDKQIVRREPMAHLRVFLKDMSHLMGIAKA encoded by the coding sequence ATGAGCCCTGCCGAATACGACGTTGCGATCATCGGTGGAGGCCCGGCGGGAGCGACGACCGCACATGAGCTGGTCAAGTCCGGCGCCAGCGTTCTGCTGCTCGATCGGGAAGGGCGGCCAAAGCCTTGCGGCGGAGCGGTTCCGCCCCGGCTGATCGAGGATTTCGCCATTCCTCCGGAACAGATCGTGGCGCGTGTCGGCTCGGCGCGTATCATTTCGCCCAAGTCGCAGGCGGTCGAGATGACGATCGACGGACATCGCCGCCGTGCTGGAACATCCTATGTCGGCATGGTCGACCGTGAGCATTTCGATCGCTGGCTGAGACGGCGGGCGCAAGCTGTCGGCGCCCATGTCGAGCAAGGCACGTTCGATCGCGTCGAAGAACGGACCGGCGGCGGCTTCGCGCTCAATTACCGCGATGCGCACGGTGCGCGCGTTTCGTGTCGGTCGCGGCTGGTCATCGGTGCGGATGGAGCGAATTCGGCAGTGCGGCGGCAGATGTTTCCGTCGTCGGCGCGGCCGCCTTACGTCTTCGCCTATCATGAAATCGTCCGTTCACCCGACAGCCTGGAGTTCGACCAGTCGCGATGCGATGTCGTCTATGATGGGGCCATCTCGCCGGATTTTTACGGCTGGGTCTTTCCGCATGGGGCAGTAACGAGCGTCGGCGTCGGCAGCGCCAAGAAAGGGTTCGATCTGAAAGCCGCCACCGGCGAGTTGCGGCGTCGATCCGGGCTCGGCGATGCGGAAATCATCAGGCGTGAAGGTGCGCCGCTGCCGCTCTATCCCTTGAAGCGCTTCGACAACGGCCGCGGCGTTCTCTTGATCGGCGATGCCGCCGGCGTCGTGGCGCCGTCATCGGGCGAGGGCATCTACTACGCCATGTGCAGCGGCGAACTGGCGGGCCATGCGGCGCTGGAAGCACTGCGGACCAACGACGTGCGTGCATTGAAAAGCGTGCGCAGCGAATTCGGGCGCATGCATGGGCGCACCTTCTTCATCCTGCGGATGATGCAGTATTTCTGGTACTCGAGCGATGGCCGCCGCGAGCGGTTCGTTTCCATGTGTCGCGATCCAGACGTCCAGAAGCTCACCTGGGAATCCTACCTCGACAAGCAGATCGTGCGGCGCGAGCCGATGGCGCATCTGCGCGTCTTCCTCAAGGACATGTCGCATCTGATGGGCATCGCCAAGGCATGA
- the ectA gene encoding diaminobutyrate acetyltransferase, whose protein sequence is MTHHTIELSGHRKRPVDGVSFRKPKKSDGADVWRLIAGTGKLDENSMYCNLLQCDHFADTCIIAELNGEIVGWISGYIQPDASSTFFVWQVAVSEKARGRGIAKRMLTELMRRKECADVERVQTTITKDNEASWALFRSFARQSGAELQDRPYFREEEHFDGEHDTEHMVTITFEDSVRIAFAA, encoded by the coding sequence ATGACACATCACACGATCGAACTTTCGGGGCACCGCAAGCGGCCGGTCGACGGCGTCAGCTTTCGCAAGCCGAAAAAAAGCGATGGCGCCGATGTTTGGCGACTGATTGCCGGTACAGGCAAGCTCGATGAGAATTCCATGTACTGCAATCTTCTGCAGTGCGACCACTTCGCCGACACCTGCATCATTGCGGAACTGAACGGAGAAATCGTCGGCTGGATTTCAGGTTACATCCAACCCGACGCGTCGAGCACATTTTTCGTCTGGCAGGTTGCGGTATCGGAGAAGGCCCGGGGGCGGGGTATTGCCAAGCGCATGCTGACCGAACTGATGCGCCGCAAGGAATGCGCCGACGTCGAGCGCGTACAGACGACGATCACCAAGGACAATGAGGCGAGCTGGGCACTTTTCCGCTCGTTCGCCAGGCAGTCCGGCGCCGAACTTCAGGATCGGCCCTATTTCCGCGAAGAAGAGCATTTCGACGGCGAGCACGACACCGAGCACATGGTGACGATCACCTTCGAAGACAGCGTACGCATCGCTTTCGCTGCCTGA
- the chlG gene encoding chlorophyll synthase ChlG codes for MAQSATAHPRPAYPSLSATIALLKPITWFAPMWAFGCGVVASGVPLQERWVAILLGILLAGPLVCGASQAANDWYDRFVDAINEPHRVVPSGRMPGRWAFHIAAIASVISLWIGYLLGPWVLGATVVGLILAWIYSAPPLRLKRNGWLGAAAVGLCYEGLPWFTAAAAALGGYPGHKTLIIALLYSIGAHGIMTLNDFKAVEGDRRMGLASLPVTLGTDRACQVACFFMAAAQFAVVALLIVWGAPMHAAIVAALIVVQLGLMRRLLADPEGRAAWYNATGTTLYVLGMLAAAFALRGFPGGL; via the coding sequence ATGGCCCAGTCTGCGACCGCGCATCCACGCCCTGCCTATCCCTCGCTCTCGGCGACGATTGCGCTGTTGAAGCCCATCACGTGGTTTGCGCCGATGTGGGCGTTCGGCTGCGGCGTCGTAGCCTCCGGCGTGCCGCTTCAGGAGCGCTGGGTCGCCATCCTGCTCGGTATTCTTCTCGCCGGTCCGCTTGTTTGCGGGGCGAGCCAGGCGGCCAATGACTGGTACGACCGCTTCGTCGATGCGATCAACGAGCCGCACAGGGTGGTGCCTTCCGGCCGCATGCCGGGACGCTGGGCATTTCATATCGCAGCCATCGCAAGCGTCATCTCGCTGTGGATAGGGTATCTCCTTGGCCCCTGGGTGCTGGGCGCAACGGTGGTCGGGCTCATTCTCGCCTGGATCTATAGTGCGCCACCGCTTCGGCTTAAGCGCAATGGCTGGCTTGGTGCCGCCGCCGTCGGGCTCTGCTACGAAGGCTTGCCCTGGTTTACGGCCGCGGCTGCGGCGCTTGGCGGCTATCCGGGCCACAAGACGCTGATCATCGCGCTGCTCTACAGCATCGGCGCGCACGGGATCATGACGCTCAACGATTTCAAGGCTGTCGAGGGCGATCGGCGGATGGGCCTTGCTTCCTTGCCGGTGACGCTTGGAACCGATCGGGCCTGCCAGGTCGCCTGCTTCTTCATGGCCGCCGCGCAATTCGCCGTGGTCGCCTTGCTCATTGTTTGGGGCGCACCGATGCACGCTGCGATCGTCGCGGCCCTGATCGTCGTGCAGCTTGGTCTCATGCGCCGGCTTCTCGCTGATCCAGAAGGACGTGCCGCCTGGTACAACGCGACCGGCACGACGCTCTATGTTCTCGGCATGCTCGCTGCTGCTTTTGCACTTCGCGGCTTTCCGGGCGGGCTATGA
- a CDS encoding MipA/OmpV family protein gives MTMKLAVALAAACAGLSTSIAFAADATMGAAPMGQDPVVQESGGLPFGIVAGGYAFVSPVYEGSDEYRVVAFPVIYPRFYGDGPGLGDRFTLRGLDDVRFAVIQHQGFEFGPLAGYTFGRDQDDADLINGIGDVDGGLIVGGYAGYKFEPFFIDAAFATQVTGEDDAGYQVKVAAGVDHTITDRLDMTATLSTAYASDDYMDTYFSVTPAQAAASVANLAPYDADGGFKNVAVDLAFDYRLTERATFTGSVGYSRLIGDAADSSITASENQFRGGVGLTYTFGRIQ, from the coding sequence ATGACAATGAAACTCGCTGTTGCGCTTGCCGCCGCTTGTGCCGGCCTTTCGACATCGATCGCTTTCGCGGCCGATGCGACCATGGGCGCCGCCCCGATGGGACAGGATCCCGTTGTCCAGGAAAGTGGCGGCCTGCCGTTCGGCATCGTTGCCGGTGGCTATGCATTCGTGTCGCCGGTTTACGAAGGCTCGGATGAATACCGCGTCGTCGCGTTCCCCGTGATCTACCCGCGCTTTTATGGCGACGGCCCGGGCCTTGGCGATCGCTTCACCCTGCGCGGTCTCGACGATGTGCGCTTCGCGGTCATCCAGCATCAGGGCTTCGAGTTCGGCCCGCTCGCCGGTTACACGTTTGGCCGCGACCAGGACGACGCCGATCTGATCAATGGCATCGGCGATGTCGACGGTGGTCTGATCGTCGGCGGCTATGCCGGCTACAAGTTCGAACCGTTCTTCATCGATGCGGCATTCGCCACGCAGGTGACCGGTGAGGACGACGCTGGCTATCAGGTTAAGGTCGCCGCCGGGGTCGATCACACGATCACCGACCGGCTGGACATGACGGCGACACTCTCTACGGCTTACGCGTCCGACGACTACATGGACACGTATTTCTCGGTCACCCCGGCCCAGGCGGCCGCATCCGTGGCAAATCTCGCCCCCTACGATGCCGATGGTGGCTTCAAGAACGTCGCCGTCGATCTCGCTTTCGACTATCGCCTGACAGAGCGCGCGACGTTCACGGGCAGCGTCGGCTATTCGCGCCTTATCGGCGATGCGGCCGATAGCTCGATCACGGCTTCGGAAAACCAGTTCCGCGGCGGCGTCGGCCTCACCTATACGTTCGGCCGCATTCAATAA